The nucleotide sequence taaaacaattctataagagagagaagaaagaatagCGATACTTGACTCAAGCTGCGACTACGTGAACTTTTGCAAATGATACTGGAAgtaatactgaaaaaaattctacgcAAGACAAATCGCTTGATCCTTAGTGCGAAACATTgaacgtaattttatttaagaaaaaaagaaaaaacgcgaCATGTGtacagtattaattttttatcacaatgtTGATGAGGCAATCTCGAAATGATtaaaacgaataaattatagtatCATAAAGTGATGGCATAAATTGATTTGTGCGTACAGGCCCGTCTTGGAATCGTCGCGCCTCCAACGTACCTGACAATGGGGTGTGATCGGTGGTGAGCGCCGCCATGCTGAAGTTGAAGCTGCCGGGGGTGGACGTGAAGAGCTTGCTCTCCGGTAAAAAGTTCTGCGCCCCGGACGTGTGTTCCGGTTCCGGCTCGTGCTCGTTGCTGCTCGCGGACGCGGGCGGTCGATCCGAGGCCGCGGCCCCGGAATCGGACGAGTCCTCGTTGTTGCCGGCGTTGGCGCCGCCGTTGCCGCCGGTAAGTTCCAACGGCTCGCACTTTATATTGTCCTCGACCAGGCTGTTCTCGTCGTGCAACCCGTTGCCCTCCACCTTGGTCGACAGGTGATTGCTCTTGACCATCGAGAAGTCTGTGGGCGTGGCGTCGTTGTTGTTGAGCGGCGGCGACGGCACCCGCGGTCTCTTGGCCGTCTCATCGTGCGGATCCGGAGTGCGTCTCTCTCGGCGTATCTGGGCACGGCGCAGTAACTGTTGCACCGTGGTCGGCGTCGGGGTCACGGGTGTGGGCGGCGAGCCGCCACGAGGAAAGGCGATCTCCTCCGTCTTGTCGTGGAACGGCAGGTGATTGCCGCCGGCTGCCAGTGCGCGGACATGCGACAGCTGTTAACGAAAAACCAAACGGGAACGATagatgataattatatcgGCTATACGGGAAACGTGTATGGACGGAATGTAATTATCGAGATTGTAGCCAAATATATCGCTCGCATCCGGATTTGACGTTTAATCGATCGACAAATCGTTTGGATTGGAAATGACAGTTTTACTCTACAAATTGAAGAGATTTGAGGAGATCTTGAATGTATTCAAGATACTTTTCGGTCGAATGTACGATTTTCACGGGCAAATCGGACGAGCCGCTTTATCTTTGTTATTGACCTATGACAATTACGAATTTGAAATTAAGATAGACGCGTTTCGCATCACGAGATACCGCGCGAAAGCTTTTCGCCCAAAGTAATGTCTACTGCCGATAACGTATGTGTGTAAGATATGTATTATTCGAGCTTTCGAAATATACATACGAAGGACGTTACACGGCCATGTGTTTATATGTACACGTGCGATACGCGCACGTGAGTGTgtaaatacatgtatacatacaatacGTGCGTATACGAGGAATTTACTACACACAACACACGAGTACACTCCTGCCGAGGTTCAAAGCCATGTAATTGCGACGTGCTCGATTTCTGACGCTACAGACACGTAGctctgtaaagaaaaaaaagaaaaaaaaaaaaaatcttacgcCAGCTGTTAAACTTTCAGTGTCACTCATAAGCACAGAAACCATCGATGCCGGTAGCATCAAAGCCCGAAACACGCACATACACTGGAATTACATGGCGCTTTCAATCCCCGTAATTGTATCCCCCGAAGACGTTACCTCGTCTCTGTCAGTTTGGTCGGCCTGTTGCGTGAGGCCCGATACCCTGAGGACCTCCGCGGTCTTTAGAAAACTACTGAGAGAACGCTGATGCACGTTCACCTCGCCGTGATAAATAAACTCCACTAAGGCATGTAAGTCGCTGAATGCTACATCCTGGAGCACTATCACTGGGTGCTTGCACGGTGTGCTCTGAAAcggcgaagaaaaaaaatttgtatagagAAAATTCACGCgagcgtttttctttttctttttttcttatatatatatattttttttttcagcgcgACACAAGAGGGAGAGAAGTCTTACCTTGAGCAATTCTCTAAAATACGGGCTACAGGCGGAGAGAACGACGCGATGGGCTTTGAGGCTCTTGCCGTCGCAGGCCAGCGTCACGTCCACAAAGTCCTCATCGTCCCGCAGATTTTCAAACGCCGAGGTTATGCTGCTCTGGTAATTGTTCCATCGCAGACAGAAATGTTGTGTATCTACCATCGTTGTGTCTATTCACCTGCAACGAGAAAGTAAACGGCTGCCGCTACCGATCGAAAACGGAAGGAGATCACTTAGGATCTAAACGCGACGACGGCGGAGCTTTTGTCCCGCTAAGCGTTATTAAACGCGCGACGCGCGAATGTGTAATTGAATTTTCGGCTACGACCCGGCTAGTGCACATCGATAAGCTTGTAAActgataattttagataagtTCAATTTCGACATTCGAAAACACAATTGCAACATGTACGCATATAATTCGACTGATATCTGAATCGCAATTGCATGTCCCGCGATAAATTAAAAGGTtgactataaaattaaaagagaaagaaaagaaaacaaaaaatttgcgaGAACGGAGGGAAACGCAAGCGATTAGATATACGAAAATTTATTCCTGCATTATGTAACGcatctttttaattcatcTATTAACGAGAAAAAAGTTAGTTTTCAATAATCCatcatttttctaaatgtaaatttattacgattatataattcgagatttaaattatataaaattgagagaTTTATCGATCTTAGGAAAGAGAGTTGGCAGATTgaaattgtgcaaaaaaaaaaaagattaattatataaaaacaacaaaagCGCGCATAACGTGATGATGCGAATGGAGATGTTTTTATGTTCCTTTACATCCGCGTaatcgtataaataattaaaaataatattatgtaagatACATAAAGGTATATAtcgtatctttatatttaagcGGCAATAGAGTGGCATAACGAATTGTCGAAATGCCGCGGAAGAAGTGGAAATATCGCGTGGCTGAACTTGCCGCGAAACGGCAAAGATAGACACGTTTATTTGCCCAAAAAGACAAAGCGGGTAAAGGGCGattaaaaggaataaaatctAGGAGGCGCACACTGTGCAAATTACCGCTTCGCTATACGGGAAAATAGGTCGTCAAGCTGGAGCCAATtcaaagagagggagaaagaaagagagagaatacgttgattaaataattctccGCTACTTATAAAAGCGGGAGCACTAAATGTACGCTGATAGTGTTATCTTagcataatgataaaaaaaaagatctaaaaacaaatttacagAACGCTCGCgcgtgagtgtgtgtgtgtgtgtgtatgtgtgtgtgtgtgtgtgtgtgtgcgtgtgtgtgtgtgtgtgccggCGCAAAACTAGGAGAAATGATGAGCTGGAGCATTTAACGAGCGGCAAAGCGGTCTCGTATTTTCTGCGACGGGAAATCGAAAACGATAATTATTCATGGCCGACGCCgttttattgcttttaaaaGTAACAGAATCTGCATAACGAAAACGGgagaatctatttttatacaccGAATTATCGTATATCGTGTATCGATAACGTGAATCTCGTCGATTTAAACTTGTTCCGGTCacgcatgtttttttttttttccccgagTCGCGcgcaatagaaaaaaagtaaataaaaccACATACAAGACGGAATCAGCaacgggagagaaagagagagaaacgtttGTGTATCTCCTACTTTCTTAATCGTACTGATCTCTCTACGCGCATAGATATTGTGCATAGATGTTGTGTTCCacgaatttttaaagtatcgcTATCGCATCCTGCTAAAATTACATGTGACGAATCCGACAGATAACTTTGCCACCAAACATTGTTTGATAACAGACAAAAACGCGCGATGGAACTCTCGTACGTTCGCGCTCGTTGGTTTGCGTTGATAAagcgaaggaaaaaaaaaatacaactttCAGTTTACGACTAGTCGTTCGCTTCATTGCCGGCGGGACGAACGAATGGCGTTATATACTATTTACACAATTTACACATACCAGCGTCGAGAATGGGGGCAAGGGTCGCGAGGGGtcgagagggggaggggaggaaggGCAGGAAAATCGTACGGACCGTGAATAATGGCCAGCGTGATTATGCGAGAGCGCGGGGAATACCACGGGACGAATCTTTGAAATTGCATATGTCACATATTATTACTGTACTGTATGTATCGCACTCTTGTCAAAATAGATGAGAAGCGGTACACGTTCGCAcacgcgatcgatcgatcgatcgtccGATCAAAAAATCTCCGCCGGGGAAAGATCCTTTCACAATACGACGGATATACCttctcacatacacacacacacacgcacacacacacgcacatatacgACTGACAGAGGAGAGCTTCTCACAATGCGCGGGTAGTTTCCTCAAGGCACACTCGACCGACAACCCAAACGCGAATCACAGTCTGTCGAATCCGGACGCGTTATCGCGAAGGAACACGTATCGGCCGTCATGCCGCGTAAGCTAATGACCGAAACAACGAGCCAAAtacacgacgacgacgacgacgacggtagCGAGACGACGCTCGATTATCTcggcgagagaaaaaaaaaaataagagccGAGCACACTTTGACACTCACGATGAAAAAGTCGGCGGCGAATTCGCGCGACGAGTACCTCTTGGCGTCGTGAGAGGATCTA is from Cataglyphis hispanica isolate Lineage 1 chromosome 15, ULB_Chis1_1.0, whole genome shotgun sequence and encodes:
- the LOC126854882 gene encoding broad-complex core protein isoform X5, yielding MVDTQHFCLRWNNYQSSITSAFENLRDDEDFVDVTLACDGKSLKAHRVVLSACSPYFRELLKSTPCKHPVIVLQDVAFSDLHALVEFIYHGEVNVHQRSLSSFLKTAEVLRVSGLTQQADQTDRDELSHVRALAAGGNHLPFHDKTEEIAFPRGGSPPTPVTPTPTTVQQLLRRAQIRRERRTPDPHDETAKRPRVPSPPLNNNDATPTDFSMVKSNHLSTKVEGNGLHDENSLVEDNIKCEPLELTGGNGGANAGNNEDSSDSGAAASDRPPASASSNEHEPEPEHTSGAQNFLPESKLFTSTPGSFNFSMAALTTDHTPLSGLGHGLQTPDLAGTSQGLLAGSGASDEFRCEPCNKNLTSLTRLKRHIQNVHTRPSKEPICNICKRVYSSLNSLRNHKSIYHRQHNKSEQQRKDVAQACEWQRDQRGEHIERNYSVQQQQQQQRQQQQQQQQQQQHQAQQHPRMG
- the LOC126854882 gene encoding broad-complex core protein isoform X4, which encodes MVDTQHFCLRWNNYQSSITSAFENLRDDEDFVDVTLACDGKSLKAHRVVLSACSPYFRELLKSTPCKHPVIVLQDVAFSDLHALVEFIYHGEVNVHQRSLSSFLKTAEVLRVSGLTQQADQTDRDELSHVRALAAGGNHLPFHDKTEEIAFPRGGSPPTPVTPTPTTVQQLLRRAQIRRERRTPDPHDETAKRPRVPSPPLNNNDATPTDFSMVKSNHLSTKVEGNGLHDENSLVEDNIKCEPLELTGGNGGANAGNNEDSSDSGAAASDRPPASASSNEHEPEPEHTSGAQNFLPESKLFTSTPGSFNFSMAALTTDHTPLSVKFPGLGHGLQTPDLAGTSQGLLAGSGASDEFRCEPCNKNLTSLTRLKRHIQNVHTRPSKEPICNICKRVYSSLNSLRNHKSIYHRQHNKSEQQRKDVAQACEWQRDQRGEHIERNYSVQQQQQQQRQQQQQQQQQQQHQAQQHPRMG
- the LOC126854882 gene encoding broad-complex core protein isoforms 1/2/3/4/5 isoform X2, whose translation is MVDTQHFCLRWNNYQSSITSAFENLRDDEDFVDVTLACDGKSLKAHRVVLSACSPYFRELLKSTPCKHPVIVLQDVAFSDLHALVEFIYHGEVNVHQRSLSSFLKTAEVLRVSGLTQQADQTDRDELSHVRALAAGGNHLPFHDKTEEIAFPRGGSPPTPVTPTPTTVQQLLRRAQIRRERRTPDPHDETAKRPRVPSPPLNNNDATPTDFSMVKSNHLSTKVEGNGLHDENSLVEDNIKCEPLELTGGNGGANAGNNEDSSDSGAAASDRPPASASSNEHEPEPEHTSGAQNFLPESKLFTSTPGSFNFSMAALTTDHTPLSVKFPGLGHGLQTPDLAGTSQDREVAEEDGGWQSAINIEYQRQIQQSNQSDTGADRCDETASQEQQQQELPIIDLLDNIKDQMEIVLKSEPVSPRMDELESCLLSSHTIEDHNDLDSPARDNRDRDCHREKQRQQQQTSGRSSNNDAESRWLRPRNSCLQNKHEDQASRVLVPKEQAQYANRTYCNLCQKTFSRAWSLQRHLADTHFYVPQSLSCDQCGRSYKSRNSLVCWPAAARAMSFDASRATKT
- the LOC126854882 gene encoding broad-complex core protein isoforms 1/2/3/4/5 isoform X6, with product MVDTQHFCLRWNNYQSSITSAFENLRDDEDFVDVTLACDGKSLKAHRVVLSACSPYFRELLKSTPCKHPVIVLQDVAFSDLHALVEFIYHGEVNVHQRSLSSFLKTAEVLRVSGLTQQADQTDRDELSHVRALAAGGNHLPFHDKTEEIAFPRGGSPPTPVTPTPTTVQQLLRRAQIRRERRTPDPHDETAKRPRVPSPPLNNNDATPTDFSMVKSNHLSTKVEGNGLHDENSLVEDNIKCEPLELTGGNGGANAGNNEDSSDSGAAASDRPPASASSNEHEPEPEHTSGAQNFLPESKLFTSTPGSFNFSMAALTTDHTPLSVKFPGLGHGLQTPDLAGTSQGTGNGMHPAPTTPPTVIYRMPPPAPGGINESQECPYCRRNFSCYYSLKRHFQDKHEQSDTLYVCEFCNRTYRTKNSLTTHKSLQHRGTNGVLKRLLKASAIKNVLGNMHHQMQMQQQPQ
- the LOC126854882 gene encoding broad-complex core protein isoforms 1/2/3/4/5 isoform X1, yielding MVDTQHFCLRWNNYQSSITSAFENLRDDEDFVDVTLACDGKSLKAHRVVLSACSPYFRELLKSTPCKHPVIVLQDVAFSDLHALVEFIYHGEVNVHQRSLSSFLKTAEVLRVSGLTQQADQTDRDELSHVRALAAGGNHLPFHDKTEEIAFPRGGSPPTPVTPTPTTVQQLLRRAQIRRERRTPDPHDETAKRPRVPSPPLNNNDATPTDFSMVKSNHLSTKVEGNGLHDENSLVEDNIKCEPLELTGGNGGANAGNNEDSSDSGAAASDRPPASASSNEHEPEPEHTSGAQNFLPESKLFTSTPGSFNFSMAALTTDHTPLSVKFPGLGHGLQTPDLAGTSQDREVAEEDGGWQSAINIEYQRQIQQSNQSDTGADRCDETASQEQQQQELPIIDLLDNIKDQMEIVLKSEPVSPRMDELESCLLSSHTIEDHNDLDSPARDNRDRDCHREKQRQQQQTSGRSSNNDAESRWLRPRNSCLQNKHEDQASRVLVPKEQAQYANRTYCNLCQKTFSRAWSLQRHLADTHFYVPQSLSCDQCGRSYKSRNSLVSHKSQYHARKDRKEHEAKCEVTY
- the LOC126854882 gene encoding broad-complex core protein isoforms 1/2/3/4/5 isoform X3, which encodes MVDTQHFCLRWNNYQSSITSAFENLRDDEDFVDVTLACDGKSLKAHRVVLSACSPYFRELLKSTPCKHPVIVLQDVAFSDLHALVEFIYHGEVNVHQRSLSSFLKTAEVLRVSGLTQQADQTDRDELSHVRALAAGGNHLPFHDKTEEIAFPRGGSPPTPVTPTPTTVQQLLRRAQIRRERRTPDPHDETAKRPRVPSPPLNNNDATPTDFSMVKSNHLSTKVEGNGLHDENSLVEDNIKCEPLELTGGNGGANAGNNEDSSDSGAAASDRPPASASSNEHEPEPEHTSGAQNFLPESKLFTSTPGSFNFSMAALTTDHTPLSGLGHGLQTPDLAGTSQDREVAEEDGGWQSAINIEYQRQIQQSNQSDTGADRCDETASQEQQQQELPIIDLLDNIKDQMEIVLKSEPVSPRMDELESCLLSSHTIEDHNDLDSPARDNRDRDCHREKQRQQQQTSGRSSNNDAESRWLRPRNSCLQNKHEDQASRVLVPKEQAQYANRTYCNLCQKTFSRAWSLQRHLADTHFYVPQSLSCDQCGRSYKSRNSLVSHKSQYHARKDRKEHEAKCEVTY
- the LOC126854882 gene encoding broad-complex core protein isoforms 1/2/3/4/5 isoform X9, with translation MVDTQHFCLRWNNYQSSITSAFENLRDDEDFVDVTLACDGKSLKAHRVVLSACSPYFRELLKSTPCKHPVIVLQDVAFSDLHALVEFIYHGEVNVHQRSLSSFLKTAEVLRVSGLTQQADQTDRDELSHVRALAAGGNHLPFHDKTEEIAFPRGGSPPTPVTPTPTTVQQLLRRAQIRRERRTPDPHDETAKRPRVPSPPLNNNDATPTDFSMVKSNHLSTKVEGNGLHDENSLVEDNIKCEPLELTGGNGGANAGNNEDSSDSGAAASDRPPASASSNEHEPEPEHTSGAQNFLPESKLFTSTPGSFNFSMAALTTDHTPLSGLGHGLQTPDLAGTSQVLTSMTGLTLNSLSTQSAKKLFTCQLCGKVLCSKASLKRHVADKHAERQEEYRCVICERVYCSRNSLMTHIYTYHKSRPGDIDIKFF
- the LOC126854882 gene encoding broad-complex core protein isoforms 1/2/3/4/5 isoform X7 — protein: MVDTQHFCLRWNNYQSSITSAFENLRDDEDFVDVTLACDGKSLKAHRVVLSACSPYFRELLKSTPCKHPVIVLQDVAFSDLHALVEFIYHGEVNVHQRSLSSFLKTAEVLRVSGLTQQADQTDRDELSHVRALAAGGNHLPFHDKTEEIAFPRGGSPPTPVTPTPTTVQQLLRRAQIRRERRTPDPHDETAKRPRVPSPPLNNNDATPTDFSMVKSNHLSTKVEGNGLHDENSLVEDNIKCEPLELTGGNGGANAGNNEDSSDSGAAASDRPPASASSNEHEPEPEHTSGAQNFLPESKLFTSTPGSFNFSMAALTTDHTPLSVKFPGLGHGLQTPDLAGTSQVLTSMTGLTLNSLSTQSAKKLFTCQLCGKVLCSKASLKRHVADKHAERQEEYRCVICERVYCSRNSLMTHIYTYHKSRPGDIDIKFF
- the LOC126854882 gene encoding broad-complex core protein isoform X10 gives rise to the protein MVDTQHFCLRWNNYQSSITSAFENLRDDEDFVDVTLACDGKSLKAHRVVLSACSPYFRELLKSTPCKHPVIVLQDVAFSDLHALVEFIYHGEVNVHQRSLSSFLKTAEVLRVSGLTQQADQTDRDELSHVRALAAGGNHLPFHDKTEEIAFPRGGSPPTPVTPTPTTVQQLLRRAQIRRERRTPDPHDETAKRPRVPSPPLNNNDATPTDFSMVKSNHLSTKVEGNGLHDENSLVEDNIKCEPLELTGGNGGANAGNNEDSSDSGAAASDRPPASASSNEHEPEPEHTSGAQNFLPESKLFTSTPGSFNFSMAALTTDHTPLSGLGHGLQTPDLAGTSQGSPSAILAMRLSHPLHGSLLPPGICYTCDVCGKTLSTKLTLKRHKEQQHFQPLNSAVCALCHKVFRTLNSLNNHKSIYHRRQK
- the LOC126854882 gene encoding broad-complex core protein isoform X8 → MVDTQHFCLRWNNYQSSITSAFENLRDDEDFVDVTLACDGKSLKAHRVVLSACSPYFRELLKSTPCKHPVIVLQDVAFSDLHALVEFIYHGEVNVHQRSLSSFLKTAEVLRVSGLTQQADQTDRDELSHVRALAAGGNHLPFHDKTEEIAFPRGGSPPTPVTPTPTTVQQLLRRAQIRRERRTPDPHDETAKRPRVPSPPLNNNDATPTDFSMVKSNHLSTKVEGNGLHDENSLVEDNIKCEPLELTGGNGGANAGNNEDSSDSGAAASDRPPASASSNEHEPEPEHTSGAQNFLPESKLFTSTPGSFNFSMAALTTDHTPLSVKFPGLGHGLQTPDLAGTSQGSPSAILAMRLSHPLHGSLLPPGICYTCDVCGKTLSTKLTLKRHKEQQHFQPLNSAVCALCHKVFRTLNSLNNHKSIYHRRQK